The genomic interval GTATGTGCATGTTGGTTTCTGGAAGCCTAACAGGTATTGCAGCATACACTTCTTCCATCTGGTTAAGCAGTGCTTTATCTGGTTTTCCATCTTCAGTTTGTGCCTGACCTTTTCCATTTAGGCAGCCttaggagaaaagggagaaaaaagaaaaagaaaaaaaaaacaaaaaaaagaggtaagaaAAAAGCCACAAGGGTGATGGAGATTTGGTATGAAGAGAAAGTTTATGTTAACTTGGAATTCTTTTTCATACTTGTCTAAAGACAAAGAAGTTGTCTCGTCACACAAACTACCGCCCATGCTGTTAGAATTTGTATTTACTTGAAGTGATTCCAGTATCAACATAATCTTAATGTAAATGAGGTTTCATATCAACaatctttctctgccttctccatgGTTTTGTGATCTTAATTatgttctttgtctttcttgcCCTTGACAACCACCACTTCAGAGTATTTCCTCTGAGGTTTGAAACAATCATAAGAGCCATGCTGTCACTTATTTATAGGTCAGAAGACAGCAAATAACATTGTGGTTAATTTTAGAAAACCCAATCAATTTCTGAGCCAACCCTGCACATGTAATTGGTGTTCTAGCCCATTCATTAAATAGTAATTTTAGATTATTAAGAAGAGAATTAAGAGGGAATGAAATTAAGTGTCTGCCTATAAGACAACTTTACTTTGAGATTTGAGATATGTGTGTGGAACCACTGTGGATCCACAATTATTCTTACCTCCTGGGCAGGCAAGGACTTCTACAAAATGGtataaaaattttccttttttcaactTCAGAACCATGTTTTGGATATTTCTAAAGCCGTAAGCTGCTGCAAAACGTAGCACTGTCTCACCATCCTTTTCAAGGGTAACTTCTTGAAAGTCCTTGTTCCTGTAACGATACACAGAGAACATTTTAAACCCCTGCATTACCAAAGGGATGATCCAACTGTGTCAGTTTGTATTCAGATGCTCTAAAGAGAGCAGAACAAGTATAACAGTGAGATTAAGTTGAACTCTTCCAGTTTCTAAACTGAGTTAAGCGGAAGTTGGGTTGaattttcagaacagaattatACTTAATTTTTAAGGGCAggtaagttattaaaaaaattaaagctagCAGGAGTTActtcacagaaacaaatttaCAGGTTTATAACAGGTAACTGCCTATGAGTGGAAGAGCCAGGTCAGCAATAACTGCATTAGGGTTTACTGTACCACCAACTAAACCAGGGGcggtttagactggacattaggaatGACTTCTTTATCAAGAGGgcagtcaaacactggaacaggcttcctagagaggtggtcaatgccccaagcctgtcaaagtttaagaggcatttggacaatgcccttaacaaatgctttaacttttgttcagccttgaagtggtcaggcagttggactagatgatcattgtaggtcctttccaactgaGAATATTCTAATTAGCCCATCCTACATAACAAGGATACAAAACTGTAACTTACTTTAATGCTTTGTAGGTGATTTCCTTGACATCCATGCCAAAAAGCTCCTTTGcagcatgtttaaaaatgtgttccAGGTAACCATCGGATCTCTTCCCATCATGCCTTACTACATCTCCCTCCTTTATTTCATCAAACcttagaaaacaacaaaaagatagATCAGCTCCAAAATTTAATTCCTTCACTTCAATGAAGTActatgtttttccctttctcgTCTCCCCCACCAAAAAGTGTTTTATAGCAGTGAGTAACAACatagtaacatttttatttattacagcttaaaaaaatttgaacTATTCAGGACAGCAGTAAgatgatgggaaaaaaatagagtaaaaaaatgtaaaaggatgCAGGGCTTTCCATGTTCAGAAACCTTGAGCGACAGTAATTTATAAGTATGCACATTCAGCACAGCCTAAAGACTTGGTTAACAGCCATTTACTGCTCAGGAGAcatttttgggaaaaaataagtaAGTCATTTTTAGCCTGtgagaatataaaaatacttcagaatttACAAGCCTTTGCTCACAAACAATTCTCCTGCTCCAGGAGCTGTTTGTCACAGTCTGTAACACTTTGCCACTAAAATAATAGTGAATCAGTACGGTTGCAACCAGGCTAAACACTGTACCTTTAAGATAAGTGCTACACTATagttcaaggaaagaaaattagtgAGATCATATCCAATGGGCATAGCATTCACCTGGAGGTTCACCTCTCCCTCAGTTAAAAACAGCACTAGCGAGCACAAGTGGCTGTAGTATAAACTGTACTGGGATGCATGCTGGTGGCCACCAAAGACTGCAGCTCTACAGGCTTATGCTCCTTTCCGACAAAGCAGAAACTGATAGGGGGGTGTGGGACTGCTAGTTTCAGGAAGAGAGATTCATCTTCAGATTAGCAAATGGACAGATTATGTCCTTTGCTCTTACATGTAAAAGCTTCTCTAGATATAGTCTAATTACCTTCTTCCAGAACATCCAGACGTGACCTTTCCTGGCCTATGCTGCTAGCTTTTGCCTGAGCAGCAGTCCAAGCACAGCATTCAACCACGAAACCAAAGTGAAAATTACCACAGCAAACACCTTACTaacaaaaaatgctgaagttttaataacagagaaatattttgattactAAAGAGCTGAAGTTTACAAATTTAATATCTCTGTCCCCTCTATGCGATGCCATTGCATCTACTTAAGAACTACTGCaatttttggaatttttttttttttttttaataaccttgGGTGATTTTGTTTCATGGTATGTCTCCTAATTTTAGCCAATGCTATTTGTTAGCATTCTCTAACTACAAAAGTAATTTGAGAACTCAAACATAAGTTACTTTGttcatactatttttttaataccaagCACTTTACCACAaattgctgctgtgctgggactTGTTTTAAGAGGAGGAGTTCAAGTTATATAAATTTCTCGCAAAATCTACTTTTAAGACCCAGAATAGCAAAAATTTATGTCATCAGGTGTCACAGCTTGAACCAGTATTACCAGAttagtccttttaaaaattattttccaacatAAGTTGATCCAATAAGCCAGGTATATTCTGAATAAGAGCTTGTTCTTTCATTGGACAGGctgatttagaaataaatgacCATCTCTATGTGATTATGTCTGCAAGAACTTTATTTATGTAATTCTTATTCTGTGTAGCAATCTCTGGTAGAAGTAATCATAGGAGCTGCACTACAAACACAGTTCGGAAAATGTTACCACTGTACCACTTAAATTTCTCCAGTCTAGACAAGGTCCAAGCAGGATATtaagtgaaagcaaaaaggatttttacaaaTTGCCAGAGCTTTCTATTTTGTGCAAGAAAGCATGTTTATTGCTCCACTACCACCACTTTGGAAAGATACCAAGTAACATCTGTCACACTTGAACAAAGATCAGTGAGCAGCGAGACCAGCCTTTGTAACTAAGCCTGAGAATTAAAACATGCATGCTGCTTTCTGAGCCAGTCATACAGTATGTAAACAAAATCTCTTCAATGCTTTGTGTGATTTTCATCTAAAGcatgtttaaattttatttaatcttgAAAAACTAACTGCCAtcttcagtataaaaaaaaaataaattaattaccATTTCCTGAAAGGGTGCTACTTCTATCAATTCTACATGAACACATTTGGGGAAGTGGAAATTTACTGTCAAGATGCTGCTCCGAATGAGAGGGAAGCACAGAACAGATGGTCAACCCCATGATTGCATCCCAGCATCTTTGTGTGAGGCCAGACAGTTGGAGGGGGGCAGATGAGACTGTTCAGCTTTAGACAAGCTCAAGCATAGGAGCGGTCTGAATGGGGTCAACACCCTGAGACAGTCACACTTACTAGCAAGTCGTGAACTTGATACAGTCAAATCTAATATTACTGCATTAAAATATACGTAAGAAGCTACACAAATCTtcaaaaatcttaaattttaaagGAGTCACTAGACAGGGTTCATTACGCCAAATTACCTGCTTTGTATTTAGACAGTATATAGTGTTTTATATTACCTGTTTTGTATTACTTTTATATATAACAATGAATATCTAAGAGAAtactttgggggttttgggcCACTATATAAAGGATGAGGCTTTAGTATACTCAGGCTTTGatgtaggcttttttttctttaaaaagaaaaaacattctctTGAGAAGTTTTACATTTATGTTGAATATGCTCAAAGCTGTTGTCATTTGTCATCAAAATAAGGAAGCAATCCACAACAAAACTACTTACAAACTATCTACAGCTACTTCAGTCACATCTTTCATagacacatttttctgttccattattTGGACAATTTCACCTGTAGGAAAACATATGACATTTTACTTTcaacacaaagcaaaatgcaCATGCTGTGCCTCTGTTTAAGAGATCAAAATCCCAACACCTATATGTGCTTACAGTCACATTCTCCAATTCTTACTAGAGTCAGTTGCCTCCAAGCAACTGAGAAGCCTGACACTTCCAGCTCTGAAGAAAAGGGCCTTCAGCTTGTTCCAAACTTTGCATAATGCTATTCGTAGCTTTTCTGTTAGGTTAAGTTTGGAAGACGTTTCTACACTGCAGGGGAAAAAGGAGGATACATAGTTTGGACATCGAGCCTAGAGACATGAGCCACAGCAAAAAGCCACTGGTGCCATGCATAATGCATGTTAGTGTAGCTTCAGCAGCATCCTTCACTCTCCCGGATGCAGGGTTTGACTCCTTATCCACTTTGTACTTGACCTCTGCATTTGGAATGTTATGAATAATCCCAGCGGAGATTAAATAATGACAAGCAAGACAATGATTTTCAATATGGATTTGCATAACTTATCTTTCTCAAGAGGCTGACAAAACCAAATACCTGAATCTTGTTTTCAGATGAATACCAACTTAGAAGgaagtattttttgctttgccttccctATACAATACCTATATTACCAGTAGCACAAAAccacataattatttttaaaggagaaaaaagccaaCCTTACAACTAAAGCAGacttgaaaaaaagcaaagtctgGCATAAAGGCTCTTCTAACAATAGTGATTCACTTATATCTTTATAAATGGTAAGTTTAAAGAAGGTTTAACCTGATGTCAGAACACAATCAACTTCTTGTGAATTATACAAGGCAGTGTAGAAATCTTCCCGCAAGGCTTCCAGTTTTTTGTCATAACAAGGCGCCACAATTACATGGAAAATTTTATCAGGAGACAAGTTCTGTGGAACACAGAAGAGAACACATGTGAACTCCACGAAGAGCAAAAGACAGCTTGAAGGATGACAATGACAAAAATAGCATCATAAACTCTATGCAGGTAATACTAGTAATCAATCCCTAGCAATTAAAGACTGCTGAACTCAGATGAAGTGATTTGCCAGAAGTCACAAAGCATCAGCAACAGACATCCGAAGTCAGTATTCTGGCTGAAACTTTTCCTTATTCCTTCAGACcacattttctgcagcttttgatTGCCTTAGAGAGTGAATGCAAGTCAGGACGTCAGAATTCTGTTTTCTAGCTGTCACTCACCCACCTTCATCCACAGCAAGTCCATCAATACTTCTCTATCTACATGGAGATACCAATACTTTCCTATATAATGTGGATGCACTTAAATTTAAGTATGATAACataaaaagaacagcagctttttcaACATACAAAATTGAGAAGATAAAAAGGTTATTTTCTAGCATACAATGCTTTTATTGATCCCAGATAACAGGGCAATTTCTACATTATTCTCCTCCACTCCTGTTTTGGCTGTGCTATAGAACTACACAGGCAGCATTTAACAAGAATCTCTTTAGCCACCCTGGATTTAATTTTATCCATAAATATCTAAATCCATGTTGCACTGCGAGCACAAGGATTGCTGCCAGCTCACACTGCACCTCATGAAATGAGGTTCTTTGTACATTCTTATCATGGGAACTTGTACAGCAGTAGAGCACCGTTTATTCTTCAAGTGAAGGGCAAACAATTCAGGAAGATGCTTTATCACTTTATAATACACTAAGATCtatatttcagtattaaagCACACTAGCCCATCTTTTTAGAAGAGTATAatggtaaaaataaatcagaatcaCTTACCTGCTGCCTGGCAAAGTAGCCTTTCACCAGGGAGCCCATGATCTGCTGTGGAGACTTTGCAGTGCAAATGTGAGAGGTCACAAGATTGGTAAGTACCCTTTCAGCATACCGGATCCAACCTAGAATGACAGAAAACCACAGATAGTGAAGTGGCACGTAAGCATGGCAAAGTGGCAGCAGTTATAGAACAGctcttaaaaatgaagacaCCTTCACAGTAGGTAGGACATTTCTCTGTCAGGTGGAAGCCCCACCTTGGGAACTGTAGGAAACCTCAAGGCTCAGTTAATAATGCCTTACAGTTGGCTATCAATAATTGACTGTGTCATTAGTTTTAGACCTACAAGCCACTGTGAACTTCATGACCTATCACACCCTTTCTAATGCATAGatttaacaaagcagaaagaacaggACCCCAGCTAACAAAGAGTAAGTTGACTTTCTAGACCTCACCCTTGGATCACCGGATACTACAACAAATGTACTCTGTTCAGATGCTTAACTGTAACCTTCTGTTTCCTGAGATTTAATATCCATGCACCCAGCTTGCCTCCTCTAGAACAGAAGAGTCACATGAAAGCATTATCACAAGATGCAGATGGATTAAGCCTGGAGAAAAATGGCTTCTTTTACTATTGTTAGAGTAGCCACACCTTCTTTAGAAACACCCACGCACTCAACCACACACACAGTAATCAACTGAAATCTCTCTGTATTCAACATTCTGTCTTGGTTACTCAAGAGTCCCCGTCCCTTTCACCAGACTGcttcagcatttcagctgtgaCAGCTACATATGTTCACGCCACCCCCAATATCCAGAGCAGTTCTATTATTCCCCATCTTCTGGAACAGGAACTGACAAATGAGCAGATTAAGATACTTAGGGTGTGCAATTCTTTCTTAGGCACTCTAACTCTCACTGAAGACAACAGCCCAGAATCTTTCACAGCAAGGATTCAGAACTTTCTGCTTCACCTACATGAACTGAGAACCAGATACCTAAATTGTGCAGAAGTGTTAGGCCCAGCCTTCTAAGGAAGTGTTGCTTTTGGTGCTaagaaatagtgaaaaataTCATACTTCAGTCTTTTATCTTCAAACAGATTAGTGTTTacataaaaggagaaaaattgctGTGAAGTACATGCTGCCCAGGAAAGGTAAAACCTGTAGGTTAATTCTTAAGCTTGAAATTAACACATATGTATAAACATCCAGTAATGTTTAAGTCCAAATGCTGCCACAAAGGCCAACAgcagcacaaaaccagaatCCAAGTGGTGTTCAGTTGGTTTGTCTCTCTATGGCAGAGAAGTGGTTTCCCAGTGCAGTAAAATTTTAGTGATGAAAGTGAGAAAGTGTTAGGGAAACATGAGGATCCTCCAGCTGTTTAAATATTCCCAATTCTTGTTAAAGTACAGACTTCAAGATTAACAGATGCTTGTCTCCACGGAAAATCTCAAAGACATATATCATCTTCAACAAGCATTCATTTCTGTTGTAGAAAAAGCTAGGGGCTATAAATTTACGTATCAGGACTGTGCTGAATTACTAGACTCTGCAGAGGAAGTTTGCTTAATGTCCAACTTCAGCTGGGACTTTTAAGTCCAAGATACTACCTGCAACAAAGGACTTCATTTCTTGGTGCTTGGTACAAAGGCTGTATTAGCACATTCTGCATGATATGTATATCCTATTTCTTAAATGGCTTTAGTCTCAAGTGCTGTCAAAATAGAACATAAACTGCTTCAAACAAAATGAggccagtttttaaaaacattctgcCTTGTACTTTAGTAGCATTTCTGGAAGGTCCTTCCCTTATACTGCAACTATGATTACCATTAATCACCACAGCACTCCTGCTATGAGGCAAGTTTTTAGAATTGGAATGTTTTAGATATTGTAGTCATAAACTATAAGGAAATTTCACTAAATCCCAAGAGAATTCTGGCAGGTATTGCCTAAAGCCATTTCttaaattgtttctttcattGCAGTACATGGAACAAGTGTCTAGTAGTTCAGCTCCACAGTGACCATTAGTCACCATTTAATTATACAAGCAGCCTTGGTGAATGAGCAACAGGAGGCATTTATCTGCACTTCACACATGCATGTACTAGCTGTTTCTGCCTACTCGTCAACAGGGCTGA from Aquila chrysaetos chrysaetos chromosome 5, bAquChr1.4, whole genome shotgun sequence carries:
- the NARF gene encoding nuclear prelamin A recognition factor produces the protein MKCENCTKKECSKKQKNDDTQSTSVDALSSNDGFEEKNEFHTLANAKILLSDCLACDNCMTSEEGARVFQQNQKELFRILNLNKKCDTSKHKVLAVSICPQSLPYFAAKFNLSVNDAAKRLCGFLKSLGVHYVFDTTIAADFSILESQREFVQRYQRRNQEEHALPMFASACPGWIRYAERVLTNLVTSHICTAKSPQQIMGSLVKGYFARQQNLSPDKIFHVIVAPCYDKKLEALREDFYTALYNSQEVDCVLTSGEIVQIMEQKNVSMKDVTEVAVDSLFDEIKEGDVVRHDGKRSDGYLEHIFKHAAKELFGMDVKEITYKALKNKDFQEVTLEKDGETVLRFAAAYGFRNIQNMVLKLKKGKFLYHFVEVLACPGGCLNGKGQAQTEDGKPDKALLNQMEEVYAAIPVRLPETNMHIQKMYQDWLEGMDSKKVQETLHTKYSAVNQTASSLDIKW